AGGAAGATAAAATGTTATATTATTATCGGTAGAAAGGAGATTACCTTATGTTATATCATGCTTCAGGTGAAATGGTTGAATTCCCCGAAATTAGAAAAAGTAAGTATACTAAGGATTTTTCATGGGGATTTTATTGTACAAATAATTTTGAACAAGCAAAAAAATGGGCAAGAAGAAATAGGAAGAATCCTATAATTAATTATTATACTTATGTAGAAAATAATTCTTTAAAAATATTAAAATTTGAAGAAATGAATGATGAATGGTTAGACTTTATTGCAAAATGTAGAAGTGGCTTTGTACATGATTACGATATTGTTGAAGGACCTATGGCAGATGATACAATATGGAATTTTGTAAATGATTTTTTAGCAGGAGATATTTCAAGAGGGGCATTTTGGGAACTAGCAAAGTTTAAACATCCTACTCATCAGATAAGTTTTCATACTTTAAAAGCTCTTGATTGTCTGAAGTTTGAAAGAGGTGAGATTATTAATGAATGATGTTCAAAAGAATGATTTGCTTTATGTATGTTGTCTTATAGAATTTATAGGTAGAAAAAGTAAAAATAGAAGGGCAAAAGTTGTTGAAATATTAGGTAAGGAAGAATTAACTAGACAATTAGATATTGCAGAAGTTAATCATTGCTTATCATTTGATCAAGTTTCAGATGAAATAATAGAGTATTTTAATATACCCGAAGGTGATTTTGATACCGTTAAATTATGTAAATACAATGTTCCAAGTGTTCAAGCAATAGGAAAAGTATATCAGAGATTAATAGTAAGTATAATTTCAGAACAAGATAATTTAGTGGATGCTCTATTCAAAGTATTTAATTCATTTATAAGTGATGAAATTTCAGATTTCAATTCATCTGTGTATTATAGTAATCCAGAGTATTTAAAGTACTCTTACTTAGAAGGAAAATTATTAGATTAATAACTTTAATTCATTAATGCAAAAGGCTTTAAGGGAGAATTATTTAATTAATATATATGTTGCCTTGGAATAATTATCTTGGAAAAGATAAAAACATGACTCTCTAAAATGGGGAGTCACAAGTTAAATTCAAAGGGTGCTGTGATTTACAGTACCCTTTTGCGTCGATATGACAGTATTTTTATAGCTGTGTGTGGGGTGTAAATATCGTCGCATCGTCGCAAGTGAAATACATGTGTTGTTTTTGTAAAATTATGGTGATATAATTTATAATATAAGTATTTATTAATTAAAATGATGAATGCTGAGAGGAGTATTTAAATATGCGAGCTACAGAAACAAATGTACTAAATTTTATAGGAGGGCTAGATAAAGTATTTATAATTCCTCCTTTTCAGAGAAATTATGAATGGACATATGAACAATGTGAAGAACTTTTTAATGATATAATTGCATCTCATAAAAATAAAAAAAGTCATTACTTAGGTAATATTGTATATTATGTTGGTAAAAACAATGGAGCATCTTATAATGAATTTATACTTGTTGATGGTCAACAACGTGTTACTACTGTTCTTCTGCTTTTATGTGCATTGAGAGATAGTATAAAAGATGAAAATTTATATGATAGTGTTAATAAGAGATATTTAATTAATGATACAGGAGATAATCGATTTAGAATCAGATTAAAACAAACATCATATGACTCAAGAAGTTTTATGTCAATTATTGACGATACACCAATAGAAAATGATGATAATAACGTTACTAAAAATTATAATTATTTTAAAAAGTTAATATCTAACTGTGATGTAAATGCTAAAGAAATCTATGAAACTATTCCTAAACTTGAAGTCGTAGATGTAAATCTTCAAATTGAAAATGATTTGGGAGCAATACAAACAGTCTTTGAAAAAATAAATTCAACTGGAAAAAGATTAACAGCCGCAGATTTGATTAGAAATTTTTTACTGTTAGCTAATAACTCCTTTGAACAAGAAAGATTATACGAAGATTATTGGGTAAAAATTGAAAAAAGAATAAAAAACCAAAATATATCAAGGTTTTCACGTGACTATTTAATTTTGAACATATTCGAAGATGTGCCAGATTCAAATATATATAAGATGTTCAAAGATCACTTTAATAGCACCGGAGCGTTACATATAGATATTCTAAGGGA
The DNA window shown above is from Haloimpatiens massiliensis and carries:
- a CDS encoding DUF3990 domain-containing protein, which produces MLYHASGEMVEFPEIRKSKYTKDFSWGFYCTNNFEQAKKWARRNRKNPIINYYTYVENNSLKILKFEEMNDEWLDFIAKCRSGFVHDYDIVEGPMADDTIWNFVNDFLAGDISRGAFWELAKFKHPTHQISFHTLKALDCLKFERGEIINE